CGATGCATGCTTTTGATGCTGATAAATTGGCGAAAAGCGGGGAAGTCATTATATCCGTGCAAAATGCAAAAAAGGGCGACAAGATAGTCACTTTAGACAAAAAAGATATTGAATTGGACGAAAGTGTTCTTCTTATCACCGATGGTAAAAATCCTCTTGCTATTGCCGGAGTAAAAGGAGGAACATTTGCAGAGCTTGATGAAAATACGACAAATGTTGTATTGGAATCTGCCAATTTTGCACCAACTCTTATAAGAAAGACATCCCAAAAATTTAAAATTCAAACTGACGCCTCAAAGAGATATGAAAATGATTTGACCCCTGAATTATGCGGAGAAGCTATGGATATTCTTACAAAATTGATTGTTGAAATTGCCGGCACAAAAGATACAAAAGTCGGCGAAGTCGTGGACAATTATCCGCGACCTGCCGGAAAATACAAGCTCGGAATTTCTGCTGAAGAAGCAAGTGATATTATCGGTGTAAAAATAAGTGACAAAGAAATCGCAAAGATTTTTGACAGATTTGGATTTGAATATAAAAAAGTGAAGCCGATAGATGAGGTGTTGAAGATGGCACCGACTTTTGTGGGAATACCGTACAAATACGGAGCAAGTGTTTCCTATGATGCGCCGAGGACTTTTGATTGTTCAGGGTTCATTTGCTACCTTTTCCGAGAAACTGGCGTGGGGATACCAAGGACATCTATAGATCAATATGTTTTCGGTAAGCCGATTTCAGAAAAAGATTTGAGACTGGGGGATGAAGTATTTTCTAACACAAAAGAGGGCAAAATACATTATGAGACAAAAGAATTTTTGCCAGGTACAAAAGTGCCAGAAGGCGTGGATCATTGCGGTTTATATCTTGGAGATGGGAAGATAATCCATGCTACAGGCCTATTTGGCAAAGTAGTTATTGAAGATTTGAATAAATCGGATAGATTCAAAAATATTGTCGGCTATAGAAGAATGGCGGAAAACACAGAGAGATTTGTCATTACTGTGCCGGATGAGAGGTTAGACTTGAGAATCAAAGAAGATCTGGCAGAAGAAATCGGTAGAATTTATGGATATGACAAAATAAAAGATGTAAAAATATCAAATAATTCTGGGAAGACGATTTCAGATAAAGCGTATTTCTATAAAACAGAAGTCAGAAAAGTTCTTGTCTCTCTTGGTTTTTCCGAAATCATAAATTATACATTTAGAGAAAAAGGCGAGGTTGAATTGGCGAATACTATGTCTCCGGAAAAAAGATTCTTGAGGACCAATCTTTCGGATGGATTAAAAGAAGCTTTAGAATTCAACGCCAGATATTCTGACTTTATCGATATGTCGCAGATAAAGATTTTTGAATTCGGACATATCTTTACAAAGAAAGGGGAGTTTGACCATTTTGCTATAGGTGCGAAGAATTCTTCTGGAGTGAAAAAGCCAAAAGAAATTGAAACTTTGGATATTGCGATAAAATCTATAGAAGAAAAGACCGGTCTTGTATTGAATAGAGGAAAAGAAGAAGTGGTGATAGAAGTAGATTTTTCTGATGCGATAAGAGATTTACCAGAAGCAAAAGAATATGATTTTACCGGTATTGAAAGTAAAGATATGAGATTCAGTAAAATATCGCAGTATCCATTTATGGTGCGAGATGTCGCCGTGTTTACTCCTGAAGGCACAAAACCGAAGGAGGTCTTTGAAATTATAGAAAAATGGGCAGGTATATTGATGGTCAAAAATAAACTCTTTGATGTATTTACCAAGAAGTTTCCGGACGGCACGAGCAAGATATCCTATGCTTATAGATTAGTATTTCAGTCTTATGAAAGGACACTTACGGATGACGAAGTAAATAAGATAATGGAGAAAATCACTTCAGAATTAAATTCTCAAAAAGGCTGGCAGGTGAGATAAGTCTAGAGTTTTAAAGATACGACTTCAACGAGTTTTTAAAACAAAAAAATACCGCCGAACACTTGGTTCGGCGGTGGACAATATTCACACAAATTAGGTAGGAGACGCGTTCTGATACCACATACGATACAGTATCGTGTTGGCGGTAAAGGCATCAATGTCGCATCTTTGTGCGAGGTCGGCTAACACTAAACTGTTGACTGCCCATGCACTCTTACCCCCATTTTTCTTGGTTATCATAACCATTTGATATACACCCTCAATGAACTCGTTCGTCTTATCATCAGTCGCAACCATGATGGACTCCTTTCTTCTGTTGTTTAGTCCAGTGTGCAATACTACTATATCAGTGCCTGTGTGTCAACATGACAAAATATCCACATTTTTATGCCTATTTTGTGGTAGTTTTTCCTTTCATTTTTGCTTCAAAATATGCTATAATTGAGAGGTAAAAAGCCTATAGCTGTTTTAATTTTATGTCAAAAAACAAAGACGAGAAAGTCAAAAAAGAAGGTCATTATGATGCAAGTTCTATACAGGTTCTTGAGGGTTTGGAGCCGGTCAGAAAGCGCCCCGGAATGTATATCGGTACCACTGGCCCCGATGGGCTTCATCACCTTATAACAGAGATCTTTGACAACTCTCGTGACGAAGCGATGGGCGGCTTTTCTGATCACATTGAAGTTGCACTTCTACCAAACAATAGAGTGAGAATTACAGACAATGGCCGAGGTATTCCCGTAGATATTCACAAACAGACAAAAGTTTCTGCACTTGAAACTATCATGACAGTCCTTCATGCCGGAGGAAAATTCGGTGGAGAAGATACAGGATACAAAGTTTCCGGTGGGCTTCATGGAGTCGGAGCATCTGTTGTAAACGCCCTCTCTGTTTATATGAAAGTAATCGTGCACAAAGACGGTTATGCCTACATGCAAGAATATTCAAAAGGAAAAGTAAAAGCTCCTGTCAAAAAAATCGGCAAATCGGACAATCACGGAACGGTAGTCAATTTTGAGCCAGATCCTGAGATTTTCAAAGAAGGGATAGTATTTGATTTTAGCAGAGTTGTTTCTCATATGCGCCAGCAAGCATATCTTGTAAAAGGTTTGAGAATCACTGCCATAGATGCAAGAGGACTCACTGAGAAGATTGAGAGCAATAAAGAAATGTTTTATTTTGCCGAGCTTGGTTTAGAAGCTCCATCTCAATCATTTTGCTTTGAAGGCGGGCTTTTATCGCTTGTCAAATTTTACAATCAATTTCAAAAGCCGATTCACAAAAATGTTTTTTATATTGAGAAAAAATCCGAGGGTGTGGAATCGGTAGAAGTTTCTTTGCAATATGTAGACGACATCTCTGCGAGAATAATGGCTTTTGCCAACAACATTTACAATCCGGAGGGCGGAACACATATCACAGGTTTCAAAGCCGCACTTACAAGAGCGTTGAATGCCTATGCCAAGAAGAATAATCTGGTAAAAGATAGCGAAGACAATTTTACCGGAGACGACGCGCTTGAGGGGCTTACGGCTGTCATTTCTGTAAAGATACGCAATATTCAGTTTGAGGGTCAGACAAAGGCCAAACTCGGCTCTGTGGAGGCTAGGGGGGCTGTGGAGGAGGTCTTTGGCGACGCATTTAACATGTTTCTTGAGGAAAACCCAGATGATGCGAGATCCATCATTTCCAAGGTTATTCTTGCCCTAAAAGCCAGAAAAGCTGCCAAAGCCGCCAAGGATTCTATATTGAGAAAAGGTGCTCTTGAGGGTATGACTTTGCCAGGGAAGCTCGCAGACTGTCAGAGTAAGGAAGCTTCCGAATCTGAAATATTTATTGTTGAGGGAGATTCTGCAGGAGGCACGGCCAAAATGGGACGCGACAGACGCACCCAAGCCATCTTGCCTTTGCGAGGAAAGATTTTGAATATTGAAAGAGCAAGACTTGATAGAATGCTCGGATCAGAGCAGATTAAAAACCTTGTCGTTGCACTCGGTACGGCTATCGGTGATACTTTTGATATTGAAAAGTTGAGATATCACAAGATAATCATCGCCACAGATGCCGATGTAGACGGAGCGCATATTCGCACCTTGCTTCTCACACTCTTTTACAGATATTTTAAACCGCTTATAGACGGAGGATATATTTGCATTGCCCAGCCACCGCTTTATAAAGTGAAAGTTGGAAAAGAAGTGCATTATTTTTACACAGAAGAGGAAAAAACATTTTTCTTCAAGAAATCAAAAATCTCTGATACGGAAGTTGAGGAAGTTGAAAGCGCGGAAGAAGCTCCCGCGGAAGCGGAGGTTGAAACAGAAGGGAAGAAAAGTGCAAAAGTCCATGTCCAAAGATATAAGGGTCTTGGAGAAATGAATGCCGAAGAGCTCTGGGAGACGACCATGGATCCGACAAAACGTATGATGAAAAGAGTTTCTGTAAATGATGCCGCCGAAGCCGACAAAATCTTTGATATGCTTATGGGCACCGATGTCCCCGCTAGAAAGGCGTTTATACAGTCAAATGCGAAGTTGGCTAACATAGATATTTAGTCCACTCATACCAGTATTTTTCTGTGCGGAAATTTTCCCCAGCCGGAAAATTTCCTAATCCTCGGCGGCTTGCGCTGTGGTATACTTTTGCTCCGTGAATACACTCCGCAAAATTACACCACATCGCACCATGCAAGCTTGCCTGCGGACACAGAAAAATACTGGTATTCGTTCGTTGACTACTTAGACTTCTTATTTTTTATTTGATATCATCTTGTTATGGAGTTACTTATTGAGGCTTTTCTTTTAGGTTTAGTTGGCGGAGCAGTTCCTGGTCCAATACTGACCGGTACTTTTACCGAAATTCTTAGTGA
The genomic region above belongs to Candidatus Paceibacterota bacterium and contains:
- a CDS encoding phenylalanine--tRNA ligase beta subunit-related protein — protein: MKVSYKWLNEFLGGKALKVGKFAELLTMNSVEIESIEKAGGDFVLDAKTTPNLNHHLLCHRGIAREAGVLADIKVSQYSREFANLEARLPSERKLKVNIVDGKLCRRYTGRIVENVKVGPSPKWLAEKLEILGQRSINNIVDATNFLMLELGQPMHAFDADKLAKSGEVIISVQNAKKGDKIVTLDKKDIELDESVLLITDGKNPLAIAGVKGGTFAELDENTTNVVLESANFAPTLIRKTSQKFKIQTDASKRYENDLTPELCGEAMDILTKLIVEIAGTKDTKVGEVVDNYPRPAGKYKLGISAEEASDIIGVKISDKEIAKIFDRFGFEYKKVKPIDEVLKMAPTFVGIPYKYGASVSYDAPRTFDCSGFICYLFRETGVGIPRTSIDQYVFGKPISEKDLRLGDEVFSNTKEGKIHYETKEFLPGTKVPEGVDHCGLYLGDGKIIHATGLFGKVVIEDLNKSDRFKNIVGYRRMAENTERFVITVPDERLDLRIKEDLAEEIGRIYGYDKIKDVKISNNSGKTISDKAYFYKTEVRKVLVSLGFSEIINYTFREKGEVELANTMSPEKRFLRTNLSDGLKEALEFNARYSDFIDMSQIKIFEFGHIFTKKGEFDHFAIGAKNSSGVKKPKEIETLDIAIKSIEEKTGLVLNRGKEEVVIEVDFSDAIRDLPEAKEYDFTGIESKDMRFSKISQYPFMVRDVAVFTPEGTKPKEVFEIIEKWAGILMVKNKLFDVFTKKFPDGTSKISYAYRLVFQSYERTLTDDEVNKIMEKITSELNSQKGWQVR
- a CDS encoding DNA topoisomerase subunit B gives rise to the protein MSKNKDEKVKKEGHYDASSIQVLEGLEPVRKRPGMYIGTTGPDGLHHLITEIFDNSRDEAMGGFSDHIEVALLPNNRVRITDNGRGIPVDIHKQTKVSALETIMTVLHAGGKFGGEDTGYKVSGGLHGVGASVVNALSVYMKVIVHKDGYAYMQEYSKGKVKAPVKKIGKSDNHGTVVNFEPDPEIFKEGIVFDFSRVVSHMRQQAYLVKGLRITAIDARGLTEKIESNKEMFYFAELGLEAPSQSFCFEGGLLSLVKFYNQFQKPIHKNVFYIEKKSEGVESVEVSLQYVDDISARIMAFANNIYNPEGGTHITGFKAALTRALNAYAKKNNLVKDSEDNFTGDDALEGLTAVISVKIRNIQFEGQTKAKLGSVEARGAVEEVFGDAFNMFLEENPDDARSIISKVILALKARKAAKAAKDSILRKGALEGMTLPGKLADCQSKEASESEIFIVEGDSAGGTAKMGRDRRTQAILPLRGKILNIERARLDRMLGSEQIKNLVVALGTAIGDTFDIEKLRYHKIIIATDADVDGAHIRTLLLTLFYRYFKPLIDGGYICIAQPPLYKVKVGKEVHYFYTEEEKTFFFKKSKISDTEVEEVESAEEAPAEAEVETEGKKSAKVHVQRYKGLGEMNAEELWETTMDPTKRMMKRVSVNDAAEADKIFDMLMGTDVPARKAFIQSNAKLANIDI